The Rutidosis leptorrhynchoides isolate AG116_Rl617_1_P2 unplaced genomic scaffold, CSIRO_AGI_Rlap_v1 contig408, whole genome shotgun sequence genomic sequence AAGATATCATGTTGAAATTTGGATATTGAAAGTAAGAATTATGAGAAACTAAGTTTTCATTCCACACACTTAAAATTACAAAGCTAGTAGAGAAAATATATATAGATTCAAAGAAATCTAAAATCTTAAATATCAATAGTAAGAAATCTAATCTATTGGACATATATCAAATCCCATACAATCAGCCATAGGAGTCAGCCAAGTATGGTGAAGGACAGAATTGGTTGGTGATGATGGCGTACACGAACAAAGAAGATCAGAGGAAAAGTATGACCATGGCTGAATGGACAAGTAAAATCAGAGAAAGGCATGGTGGTGAAGGAGACATCTCAACATGGAATGGACTTGGAGACGGTAGGCTAAAAATGTGAGTGGACCAAAGGCCCAAATTTTAACAATATTTCTGGGTCCTACACGATTCACAAAATCAACCATAGTGTAATGGTTAAGGTGCTAGATGTACAGACTGGAAGTCATTAGTTCGATTCATAGGAGTTACAAGTTTATTTTTGTTTAAAATATAAACTTTACTGATAAAACTTAAACTTGGGCTCTTGTTAGCCCAAATTGAAGTCAGCCTAAATAATTAAAGTCAAAACAAAAGTCATCACTCCTTCCCTAAAGATCGTTTCTTTTTTTTCGAGTAatcaaaatatgtaaaataaaatgcatCAGTTTTTTTTATATGTAGTGTGGTATtttggttatatatatagataaaaaaaagactgtattattatttattattaacgataataataaaattaaaatgacCGAGTTAGTTTGCGTTAACTGTTGGATAATCTCCGAGTCCCTAGCCCTCCAAGCTAGGTAAAAGTCATAAATATTATCGAATGAATTCATTCACAAACTAACTAtcgggacaaatcacaaagaacaaCAAATCAAAACAATAATACTAAGATATTCAATAATTAAGGATGATGGCATAAAAATATTTACGTTATATTTTATTTTGATTATTTTTTCTCGATCCTATACGAATTCCATTCCTGGATCCGCCTTTGGGGATGGATAATGGTTGGAGGAACCCTAATACGTGGATTATAGCGTTTAGGTCAATTCATGCAGAAATATGCCGGATAACATAATCGGGAAAGGAAATATTCCCAATTTTGGATACAATTACTGATCGGCCATCAAATTGCAAGTTGGTTAACATTAATCATAAAATATTAACTTTCTGATTAACAAAGACAAAGGAGAAGGTCCGAAAAGTTTGAGCATAAACTTaaatttatgtataatattactcggCCAACATCAAAGTCATCGACAGTTGACACCATCTACAAAACCGAATTGATAAAACGTTGCACAAGAGATTCAACCAATCCGATTGTACATAGTATTACCTTTTCAATTTCAATTCCCTTAAACTGATCTGATATATACTATAAAGGACTCTCTAAATAATACTGCAGCCAGTATGTAAAATGgccatatatataaaaatacatatgcaATTTCAATTATTCCAGTTGCATGCGCACATTACGAGAGATAATACATTTGAGTGTAATTagtaattaattttatattatgcATGATTAAATAGAAATATAAACATAATTTCATTTCGTGGTAATTTTCGTTTGAAAATCAGTGGCCCCTAATTCCTAATGAAAACAAAGTTTCCCATGATGTATATAATGTTGATATCTAATAGCGCTAAATATAGGTAAAATCTTAACTTTTGAAGCAAATCCTCCTCGGATTCTATGTTGCGACACATTTCTTAGTAAGATTATCAATCTAATTAACTTTAACTTAAATCTTTTATAAAGCTATCTATCTTAATTACTACTAGTACTATAAGCTGTGTGTCTCTTGAGCCAAAAAGCAATTAGCTGTCTTAATTGTTCTTCTTTTTTGGCGGGCCTACAAATTTTTCCAACTAACTTGAGTGATTCACTAACTGTAACATCTCATCATCTTAATTACTATATAGTATAGTATGTATAAATTATATCACAAATTTCTCaattaaaaaagaagaagaagaagaagaagtagattACAATTTTACAATTACAAGTGGAAAGAACCACGTTATATACATTAGGGAATTAAAAAGTTGATTCTAAGTGAGAGAGATGAAAGCTATGTAATTAAGCCTACCTTTTTTTTGAAGTAAAGCCTACCATTTTATGCATCAAATAACGATTAAGTAGTAATTACGAATATAGTTTCAAACAGATACCATTACCAACTAATTTTCTTATCGGAATATAATCGTATTAAGTAGGTTGTCATTTATATATGTTCACgcatatataacttatatatattggaGTGAACATGAAGCAATCCGACACGTAGAGCCGCATAAATTTGTCTTTGTATGTAGTTGAACCCACTTCAGGCCGCAATCTACATCATCTAATTATTATACTAGGCTTAATTTAAACATGAACTTGTTATTAACAACTAAACTAGTACTACTATAGCTACTAGTTAAAGTAAATAAGAAGCACGTTACCAACAAAAGCCTGGATGTTGGAGGTTGACCAACTTGTAAATAAACTACTCCAGCTAGTAAAACAATTCCTTGTCGATGTCTAGCATGCAGTTAAATAGGATGCTTCGTGTTTTAGTTCGATCGTAGTTGGTTATATTAAGGATGTTGGAGAATATTGTGTTCATTAAGAATATTGTCATGACACATGAATATATAATAACGTAAGAATGTTGATTCTTGTGTTCACAGTTCAATATTCATATTTATAACTTCCAAACATTCTGCCTTTCATTTTCATCCAATATTAATTACCCGTCTTCTTAATACAACTCCGAGTCTAAAAGATACTTGGATCTGATATTCACGTCGAGTTTGAGACTTTCAGTAAGGTGGCATGCGACCATaactcttaattaatatatatatatatatatgaatgttaaATAGTTTTTCCTTTCAATATTAAAGGGCTACAATATGAATATTATGATCGAGAGAAGAGGAAACCGGACCGTCTCATTTCATTTTAGGTTAGTTAACATGATCATGAGTTAAACAATTTTTTATTTCTCTCCGAAAGATCTAACATACAATTTACATAAGATGGGATAGTTCCTATACTTCCGAGAAATGCATGGTTTGTAAACATGCTTGCCAAGATACTTTAGATACATATGTTGTCTtgtgtactaaggtgaaaatttaAAACTCTCTATAAATGTGGCTTCTTGATGTTTCGATATTATACTGTAATGTATAATTTTTTAACAATCGTGACCATCCAAATCGAAAATCTGATAGAAAAATCATTCTGAGATATAagccatatatatataattaaagtatATGATTTTAAAGAGTATTTTTATGTAGTCCAaaaacattaaataataataataaaaaaaagagtATTTTTGAGTCACTAGTGGTTCGACTTTAACGTTTTTTTAAAGGAACTACATCAATATACATTCAAGACTTTGTCTTAGCTGATATTGAGCCTAACAACTCACTAATCCCATTTCTAATCTACTGTAAATGAGATGAAACGAGCCTTATTTTTTTATGCGGTCGTCGAAATATTCACAAaatattataaatatgtatatatggcaTCTCTTGTTTTTTTTCCCCCGAAAAGGTATGGCTTCTCTCGTTTGGTGGGTGGGAAAGAGTTGATAAGATTAATAATGAGACTCCTACATAAATATTTGCCCACCACTCGAAGTCGAAGGTGCACAAAAGGCATATTCTAAATCCCATAGGGGTATTTCTGTCATTCACTATACAATACTCAGTCCCATATACTACTAGTATTGGAATCCAGTCTGTTTCTTTGACTATTTTTAGATCTAGCCTTGCCTTCAAATGTTAATGCTCCCAATCTCAATGACACTTTTGAATTTTAGACTCTTTAAAAATTACACAAAACTCAAGGTAATTAAGTATACattaatttaatttaaatatttttttccaaaataaaaataatattctctattatgattattaaatatataatttttaaatgaatttaaaaaatatttatattaatatattaggaGGTAGTATTTAATTGGGTTAATGTTGGTTCATTTTGACCTCCATTAAACTTGTGCTTTACATCTTCATTCACGCTAATGACTTGTCTTTGTGTAATGATGATGATGGTCTAATAAAAAAGAAAAAGTGGAAaacattttataaaaaaaaaagaaaagaaaaaacttgactttatttaaaattaagaaagaaaaaaagagcTCAATTATTTGTCTAAATTCCCTTCTCTGTGAGATTATTTGTCACTATCAAGACCCATCTAGCAATCCCTTAATTAAAACGatatattgaatttttttttttaatttttaattttcttGGAAGAGAGTAAACAGCAGAGAAAGTTTTGACTCTTCCTTCCCTTTCACCGAATGTTTATATGAATGTTAATGCAAGCCATGTCTCTTCTATTTACCTACCATTGACAACTATCCACACatcctcatctctctctctctctctctctctattataATCCCATTTGTTCAAAAATCCAAATAAACTAGTATTGTAGATTTCAATTTCAAATGAGAGTTGTTTTTCAGATTAAACAGACATCAACAGCTTGATTTTTGGTTAGGTGGTGGAGATTGGAGTAGAGGCCTCACCTGACAAGTCCCGAATCAGGTCAGTTGAAAGATTTGTGCTTTTCCTTCAATTCAATTGTAAATGTGAGTTCATGAGGTACATGATAGTAGCTTTTGATTGATTATTGATAATACTAGTCTTTGTGTACCTGTTTTCAGTTTGGCAGTCGGTGGATTAGAATTGACTTTTGGAGAATTAAATCTCTTTTTTTTGTTTATGCTCTTTCTCTCCCCTCCATTTTCGTTCTTTGTAAGTTCCTGCGACCTTTCAACTTCTAATTGATTTTTTGCTGCTATTACTGTGTCTCTTTTATCTCAAGCTTGGCGTGATTAAGATTTTGTGATTATATGGTGTTTATGTTGTTCTTTTGATTGTAAAAACTGGAAAAATTGGAGATTTGTTGATCAATTCACAGCATATTCAGCTGATCTATGGATGTGGAGAACGCTCGACTTGTTAGATATGTGATAAGAGTGTTCTCAACCACTTTTTCTTTTCATTTTGCAGGTACATTGGTGGTTTTAGACAGTTATGGCATCTGATCTTAAACAGACTCTAACAAAGAGTTACTTAGGAATGCAATTGTGGGTTTTGATTGTGGTACTTTTAGTCGTATTCTTTGTAGTCATCCTTGCAATATCACTTTGGTTTTCGTTTCGAAAGAAATCGAGGAGACAAAATCACATGCTTCCTACTACAGCACAAGTCCCCTGTGTTCCAGAGGAAATCAAGGAGATAAGAGTGGATCAAGTTTCATCTGGCAATGGTGGTGGTATTCCCTCCATTAGTGATAAATTCAGTGATAGAGACTCCGAGAAAGGTTTCGACAATGGGAAGAAAGTTACCAATCGGGTTCTTTCAATAAAGTAGAGAAAGACGGCACCGCCGGAGTGTGGTCTCAACATGGAGATGAAGGAGGAAGAGGAAGTGTTTCTTCGTTCCAGCCTTCTTCGCATCCTTTGACTGCACCATCACCTCTCTCTGGCCTGCCAGAATTTTCACGTCTCGGGTGGGGACATTGGTTTACGCTAAGAGACCTACAACTTGCTACAAACAGGTTCTCAAAGGATAACATAATTGGTGACGGTGGCTATGGAGTTGTTTATAAAGGCACTTTGATTAATGGGAACCAAGTAGCTGTGAAGAAGCTCCAAAACAATCCGTTAGTTGCTTAAAATCATGGTTCATGTACTTTATACTGTTTGTTTGTTTGTGGTTTATATCTTGCCGTTGTGATGTCTTTCCTACAGAGGACAAGCTGATAAAGACTTTAGAGTTGAAGTTGAGGCAATTGGGCACGTGCGGCATAAGAACTTGGTTAGACTTCTTGGATACTGCATCGAGGGAACCCAAAGGTATTTGTTTGTAAATTCCATCATTTGTTTTAACTCTGAGAATGAGCCTCATATCTATAAATGTGGGCTTAAAACTGAATTGATGAAATGGCATTACTGGCGCTTATTTTTCTTGTATTCCTGTTTAAAACCTTTTTCTTTCAAGAGCATGATCTATGTGGCCTAACTTATAATTTTCCAGGATGTTGGTATATGAGTATGTGAACAATGGCAACTTAGAGCAGTGGCTCCGAGGAGACATGAGTCACCAAGGATATCTTACTTGGGAGGCTCGCATTAAAATTCTTCTTGGCACTGCAAAGGCGTAAGTTGCACCtgcattttcattttcttttctttaAAACATAACTTGTATTAGCTCTGCGTTTCATTATCACTCACGATTTCATTTTTTCAGGCTGGCTTATCTGCACGAAGCCATTGAGCCAAAAGTGGTGCACAGAGATATTAAGTCGAGCAATATATTAATTGATGACAGCTTTGACGCTAAAATATCTGATTTTGGTCTGGCCAAATTGTTGGGTGCTGGAACAAGTCATATAACAACTAGAGTGATGGGTACGTTCGGGTGAGTACTTGTTTTAATCCTCACAATTATCACAATGCTCTTGTATAAAATTCGTTTTTAGATTTGCTTGAAGTAATACTTGTTTGTTTCTTGGACGTTTCCTAGTTATGTTGCACCAGAATATGCCAATTCTGGCCTTCTAAACGAGAGGAGTGATGTTTATAGCTTTGGGGTTGTTCTTTTGGAAGCAATAACGGGAAGATACCCTGTGGATTATGGGCGTCCCCAAAATGAGGTATGCATCAATTTCTATGTCATGAATGTCTGTTAAAACTCTATAGAAATTGCAATTTTCTTGACTCCGTCTCTATTTGGTGATTTTTTTTGGAAGGTTAATATGGTTGAGTGGCTGAAAATGATGGTTCAGCAAAGGCGGTCAGAAGAAGTGGTAGATCCCAACCTGGAGACTCGACCATCAACAAGTGCTCTTAAACGTGCCCTTTTAACCGCCTTGAGGTGTGTTGATCCTGATGCCGAGAAGAGGCCGAAGATGAGTCAAGTGGCTCGTATGCTGGAATCAGAAGAATATCCTATACCTAGAGAGGTTAGAACAAATTTGTCTGAAATACGTGTTTAATCATTAGTTGAATTTTCAAAAACATCTATCTAGTGCTAGGTAGTTAAAATTCTGAGCTAAATTTTCAGGATAGACGTCGCCGACGAAGTCAAGCAGTGAACTCTGACGCTAATTCCGACACGGATAAGAGTGATAATCCTGATTCAAAGTTTGATAGGAGGAGGAATGATCAGGCATAGAGATGAATATGTTTCACTATCTATTTCCCAAACTGTCGTGTTGAGGCCGAGTATTATTATAATTCAGATTGATTCATTGGAAGGAGGGAGACGATTAAGGGATTGGATATTTGTCCTCATACTTGGCTTCTACAACATCTAGATCTTGAAATGTAGATACTCAGAATGGGGATGGTACTTTCTTGCTACTGGTGGTGTGTACAGATATTTGTGGATTTTCAACTTTTTCTTTTCTGGGTCTTAGAATTTTGTAGAGAAAGGGAACAAGAGCAACAACAAAACATATATAAATGAATTTGACATTTTTCTTTTATTGTTTCACGATTATTATTTATTGACCATTTGTTTTCTGCT encodes the following:
- the LOC139883493 gene encoding LOW QUALITY PROTEIN: probable receptor-like protein kinase At5g18500 (The sequence of the model RefSeq protein was modified relative to this genomic sequence to represent the inferred CDS: inserted 1 base in 1 codon), producing MASDLKQTLTKSYLGMQLWVLIVVLLVVFFVVILAISLWFSFRKKSRRQNHMLPTTAQVPCVPEEIKEIRVDQVSSGNGGGIPSISDKFSDRDSEKGFDNGKKVTNXGSFNKVEKDGTAGVWSQHGDEGGRGSVSSFQPSSHPLTAPSPLSGLPEFSRLGWGHWFTLRDLQLATNRFSKDNIIGDGGYGVVYKGTLINGNQVAVKKLQNNPGQADKDFRVEVEAIGHVRHKNLVRLLGYCIEGTQRMLVYEYVNNGNLEQWLRGDMSHQGYLTWEARIKILLGTAKALAYLHEAIEPKVVHRDIKSSNILIDDSFDAKISDFGLAKLLGAGTSHITTRVMGTFGYVAPEYANSGLLNERSDVYSFGVVLLEAITGRYPVDYGRPQNEVNMVEWLKMMVQQRRSEEVVDPNLETRPSTSALKRALLTALRCVDPDAEKRPKMSQVARMLESEEYPIPREDRRRRRSQAVNSDANSDTDKSDNPDSKFDRRRNDQGDLLHEAKEIYTIMTSYYFQADGHHKGAMLNVFVKEGKLLLARAFIEISRAKATHPDNLAENDMTYSKSLHVIAIKTGDINDGQI